One window of the Niallia circulans genome contains the following:
- the accB gene encoding acetyl-CoA carboxylase biotin carboxyl carrier protein: MLKISEIKELIKLIDESTISNFLYEQDGVKVEIQKNVGEIVAQAPVVTKTIQQQEAKATKEVAVESVVADTPVKSSDDNLHKITSPMVGTFYQSASPDSPSFVKVGDKVTKDSVVCIVEAMKLFNEITAEVDGEIVEILVKDGELVEYGEPLFLVKA, translated from the coding sequence ATGTTAAAGATTTCAGAAATAAAAGAACTAATAAAATTAATAGATGAATCGACTATTAGCAATTTTTTATATGAACAAGATGGTGTGAAAGTTGAAATTCAAAAGAACGTTGGGGAAATAGTAGCACAAGCTCCAGTTGTGACAAAAACCATTCAACAACAAGAAGCCAAAGCAACAAAAGAGGTAGCAGTAGAAAGTGTAGTTGCAGACACACCTGTTAAATCAAGTGATGATAACTTACATAAAATTACTTCTCCAATGGTAGGAACTTTTTATCAATCAGCCTCTCCAGACTCTCCTTCATTTGTAAAAGTGGGGGATAAGGTTACAAAGGATTCTGTTGTTTGTATCGTAGAAGCGATGAAGCTATTTAACGAAATTACAGCAGAAGTAGATGGCGAAATTGTAGAAATCCTTGTAAAAGATGGAGAACTTGTTGAGTACGGGGAACCATTATTCCTAGTAAAGGCGTAA
- a CDS encoding SpoIIIAH-like family protein, with protein MLLKKQTVWLLTMLSLVVVLSVYYITSPESRLNEFAATEEDNNKAKSNDAEEAAKDSKGESTVTTTDSEAVFEQMRLDLMEQRDKMKEELVSIQGSKDKTAEEKNEATEKINELQEMTDNEKIMESLIKAENYDDVLVQTADDGTVKVTVKAEELSADAANEIVQLVRKNMDAPNANVAVKIDPK; from the coding sequence ATGTTATTAAAAAAGCAAACGGTATGGTTGTTAACAATGTTAAGCTTGGTAGTTGTGTTGTCGGTATACTATATTACTTCACCGGAATCCCGATTAAATGAATTTGCAGCAACAGAGGAAGATAATAATAAAGCAAAGAGCAATGATGCAGAAGAAGCAGCCAAAGATAGCAAAGGAGAAAGCACAGTTACTACTACAGATTCTGAAGCAGTATTTGAACAAATGCGCCTAGATTTAATGGAACAACGTGACAAAATGAAAGAAGAGTTAGTAAGCATTCAAGGATCTAAAGATAAAACAGCAGAAGAAAAAAATGAAGCTACTGAAAAAATCAATGAACTTCAAGAAATGACAGATAATGAAAAGATAATGGAAAGCCTTATTAAAGCAGAAAACTATGATGATGTACTTGTTCAGACTGCTGATGATGGCACAGTAAAAGTAACAGTGAAAGCAGAAGAACTTTCCGCAGATGCTGCCAATGAAATTGTTCAGCTTGTCCGCAAAAATATGGATGCACCAAATGCAAATGTTGCGGTAAAAATTGATCCGAAATAA